In the Rubripirellula tenax genome, one interval contains:
- a CDS encoding AMP-binding protein, producing the protein MGAMFPSQVRPETSPSVHAVGLASYADVPAFGVLSHAAEQLPDRPAVIYGDQVWDYRRLNHDTIVAAAMFQRLGVRPGDRVGLLLPNVPEYVIAANAIWRCGAVAIAISPLMVAEEISTLLDSTDCRMVVSLDMLSQSVVDPKVRLLLVSIREHLPSLYQIGYLWQRHQRTGCWTLPSSDRQRWFWDQIAATTQSWQPITIHPESDPAYILPTGGTTGVPKAVTLSHTNLVANAWQQYQWTQCSFGRETMLAVLPFFHSYGMSANIMGGAATASTLVLHHRFNTRQVISLMETHHPTVFHAVPAMLVSMNERFRSAPPKISGLRWTISGGASLEQSVASEFAKHTGSLVVEGYGLSEASPVTHVGHLFREPRYGFIGLPLPETDCRIVDANPTEDDGLGVVESGDVRSGEIGELIVRGPQVMLGYWNDAKATSQAVRDGWLHTGDLAIREPDGYYRIVGRKKDLIITSGFNVYPGEVEDAIREMPEVDDVAVVGVPDVNRGEIVVAFIVVKPGATWDEDAADKYCEVHLSKYKRPRRWHCVDGDLPRNFLGKVLRRQLRETQS; encoded by the coding sequence ATGGGAGCGATGTTCCCGAGTCAGGTTCGACCAGAAACGTCACCTAGCGTTCACGCCGTCGGGTTGGCGAGCTACGCGGACGTTCCCGCTTTCGGCGTTTTGTCGCACGCCGCCGAACAACTTCCGGATCGTCCGGCAGTGATCTACGGCGATCAGGTATGGGATTACCGGCGGCTCAATCACGACACGATCGTGGCCGCGGCGATGTTTCAACGGTTGGGTGTGCGACCGGGCGACCGCGTCGGTCTGCTGTTACCGAACGTTCCCGAATATGTGATCGCAGCTAATGCAATTTGGCGATGTGGTGCTGTCGCGATCGCGATCAGCCCGTTGATGGTTGCCGAAGAAATATCGACGTTGCTAGACAGCACCGATTGTCGAATGGTCGTATCGCTTGACATGCTCAGCCAATCGGTTGTCGATCCCAAGGTACGACTGTTGTTGGTGTCGATTCGAGAACATTTACCGTCGCTGTATCAAATCGGTTATTTGTGGCAACGCCACCAACGCACAGGATGCTGGACATTGCCGTCGAGCGACCGTCAACGTTGGTTCTGGGATCAGATCGCGGCGACGACTCAGTCATGGCAACCGATCACGATCCATCCGGAATCGGATCCGGCATACATCTTGCCGACCGGCGGAACGACGGGCGTTCCCAAGGCGGTCACGCTCAGCCACACCAACTTGGTCGCCAATGCTTGGCAACAATATCAATGGACGCAATGTTCGTTCGGCCGTGAAACGATGCTGGCGGTGCTGCCGTTTTTTCACAGCTACGGCATGTCGGCCAACATCATGGGCGGCGCCGCGACCGCATCGACGTTGGTTTTGCACCACCGATTCAACACGCGCCAAGTCATTTCGTTGATGGAAACGCATCACCCAACGGTCTTTCATGCGGTACCCGCGATGCTGGTCAGCATGAACGAGCGATTTCGCAGCGCCCCACCGAAAATTTCGGGATTGCGGTGGACCATTTCCGGCGGCGCATCGCTGGAGCAAAGCGTTGCATCGGAGTTCGCCAAACATACCGGATCATTGGTCGTCGAAGGGTACGGCCTAAGTGAAGCGTCGCCGGTCACCCATGTCGGGCACCTGTTTCGCGAGCCTCGGTACGGATTCATCGGACTGCCACTGCCCGAAACGGATTGCCGTATCGTGGATGCGAACCCAACCGAAGATGACGGGCTCGGGGTTGTTGAGTCAGGGGATGTTCGATCGGGCGAAATTGGCGAGCTGATCGTTCGAGGGCCGCAAGTCATGCTGGGTTACTGGAACGACGCAAAAGCAACATCCCAAGCCGTGCGTGACGGTTGGTTACACACCGGTGACTTAGCGATACGAGAACCCGATGGCTACTACCGAATCGTCGGCCGCAAAAAAGATCTGATCATCACGTCGGGATTCAACGTCTATCCCGGCGAAGTCGAGGACGCGATTCGCGAGATGCCGGAAGTTGACGATGTCGCCGTGGTCGGAGTGCCCGATGTGAACCGCGGCGAAATTGTCGTGGCGTTCATCGTGGTGAAACCGGGCGCTACGTGGGATGAAGATGCTGCCGACAAGTACTGTGAAGTCCACTTGTCGAAATATAAGCGACCGCGACGCTGGCACTGCGTCGACGGAGATCTGCCTCGCAACTTCCTAGGAAAAGTTCTGAGACGCCAATTACGGGAGACGCAATCATGA
- a CDS encoding lactate racemase domain-containing protein codes for MTTYYANGNESNSLTSDDLRDALQQTLAAIGPRQKVLLLPPDQTRLFSRAGELTVLCRELLGDRVTDIMPALGTHDEMEPEQLDHMFPGVPHHLFRPHRWRDDVVTLGEVSAEYVKKVTGGLYDQPWKAQVNKMLVEGGHDLIFSLGQVVPHEVIGMANYNKNIFVGTGGVAGINESHYLSAVYGIEQTLGQANTPLRQILNHAQDEFCKGMPLLYALTVIQQMPDGTLHTRGLYIGDDHETFFAAAELARKVNITHLDHAPKHIVAYLDPREFSSTWLGNKSIYRTRLAIATGGRLTVLGPAVKKFGEDKSIDLLIRKYGYRTKAEIIQLFAENEDLRANPSAAAHLVHGSHENRFEVVYAAGKLSADEIRSVNYTPGDVNELMKRYDVTKLNDGFHTDIDGSEFYYIQNPALGLWQAPL; via the coding sequence ATGACGACCTACTACGCCAACGGTAACGAATCCAACTCGCTAACCAGCGACGACCTGCGAGACGCACTCCAGCAGACGCTGGCCGCGATCGGGCCTCGGCAAAAAGTCCTCTTGTTGCCGCCCGACCAAACCCGATTGTTCAGCCGGGCGGGCGAATTGACAGTGCTGTGTCGCGAATTGCTCGGCGATCGAGTCACCGACATCATGCCGGCTCTGGGGACTCACGATGAAATGGAGCCCGAGCAACTCGACCATATGTTCCCCGGTGTGCCGCACCACCTGTTTCGCCCACACCGATGGCGTGATGACGTCGTCACCCTTGGCGAAGTGTCCGCGGAATACGTCAAGAAGGTGACCGGCGGTTTGTACGACCAACCATGGAAGGCACAGGTCAACAAGATGTTGGTCGAGGGTGGGCATGACCTGATTTTCTCGCTCGGCCAAGTTGTGCCGCACGAAGTCATCGGAATGGCAAACTACAACAAGAACATTTTTGTGGGTACCGGCGGCGTTGCCGGAATCAATGAAAGCCACTACTTGAGTGCTGTCTATGGCATCGAGCAAACATTGGGGCAAGCGAACACACCGTTGCGACAAATCCTGAACCACGCTCAAGACGAGTTCTGTAAAGGCATGCCGTTGCTGTACGCGCTTACGGTCATTCAACAAATGCCCGATGGGACGCTTCACACGCGAGGGCTGTACATCGGCGACGATCACGAAACCTTCTTTGCCGCGGCCGAGTTGGCAAGGAAGGTCAATATCACTCACCTGGATCATGCGCCCAAGCATATCGTTGCTTATCTGGATCCGCGCGAGTTCTCCAGCACATGGCTGGGCAACAAGTCCATCTATCGAACCCGCTTGGCCATCGCGACAGGCGGACGCTTGACGGTGCTCGGACCCGCGGTGAAAAAGTTCGGCGAAGACAAGTCGATCGACCTGTTGATCCGCAAGTACGGTTATCGAACCAAGGCGGAAATCATTCAGTTGTTTGCCGAGAACGAAGACTTGCGAGCCAACCCGTCGGCAGCGGCCCACTTGGTTCACGGCTCACACGAAAATCGTTTCGAGGTTGTCTATGCGGCCGGCAAACTCTCGGCCGATGAAATTCGAAGCGTCAATTACACACCGGGCGATGTGAACGAGTTGATGAAGCGGTATGACGTCACGAAATTGAACGATGGATTCCATACCGACATCGACGGGTCCGAGTTTTACTACATCCAAAACCCGGCCCTGGGGCTGTGGCAGGCGCCGCTCTAA
- a CDS encoding 3-hydroxyacyl-ACP dehydratase FabZ family protein — protein sequence MKDQEIQKRIPHRGPMLLVDEIVSETETSIVCRKTFRADEFFFQGHFPDSPIVPGVIQCECCLQAGAVLLAGRGGDMAADAVPVATRMDAVKFKKMIRPGDTVEIEATLKEQVSSAFYMTGKLTVDGKLATRLDFCCSMSSPSPKPEAPTS from the coding sequence ATGAAAGACCAAGAAATCCAGAAACGCATCCCTCATCGGGGTCCCATGCTTTTGGTTGACGAAATCGTCTCAGAAACGGAGACTTCGATTGTTTGTCGAAAAACGTTTCGCGCCGACGAGTTCTTTTTCCAAGGCCATTTTCCTGACTCGCCCATTGTTCCTGGGGTGATCCAGTGCGAATGCTGCTTGCAGGCCGGCGCCGTGCTGTTGGCCGGTCGCGGGGGTGACATGGCCGCAGACGCCGTCCCCGTTGCGACTCGAATGGACGCCGTCAAGTTCAAGAAAATGATTCGCCCGGGCGACACCGTGGAGATCGAGGCGACGCTCAAAGAGCAAGTGAGTAGCGCTTTTTACATGACTGGCAAACTGACCGTCGACGGCAAGTTGGCGACGCGATTGGACTTTTGCTGCAGCATGTCCAGCCCCTCCCCGAAGCCAGAGGCACCCACATCGTGA
- a CDS encoding enoyl-ACP reductase FabI, whose translation MSDSEPVFDFLGLSGKTVLVMGVANKKSVAFRIAKILEQSGAEVIYSVRSEARNESLGKLLNGRRTIVCDVERQTEINALAKTLADDKVRLSGLVHSIAYADYPEGIRPFHETTRSQFLQAMDISAYSLTSICNALKDIFEPDASVVTIGISTTRMASESYGFMAPIKAALESSLAFLTKSFSRFSEVRFNSVAAGLLKTSASAGIPGYVDSYLYAEKVIPRGRAVETDEVASTAVFLLSPRSSGVTAQSIVVDAGMSINYFDAAIVGAVTAAEVD comes from the coding sequence GTGAGTGACAGTGAACCCGTCTTCGATTTTTTGGGTCTATCGGGCAAGACCGTGTTGGTCATGGGCGTCGCCAACAAAAAGAGCGTTGCCTTTCGCATTGCCAAGATCTTGGAACAGTCCGGTGCCGAAGTGATCTACAGCGTGCGAAGTGAAGCTCGCAACGAGAGCCTTGGAAAGTTGCTGAACGGTCGCCGAACCATCGTTTGCGACGTCGAACGACAAACGGAAATCAACGCGCTTGCCAAAACGCTTGCCGACGACAAAGTTCGCTTGTCGGGACTCGTTCACTCGATCGCCTACGCTGATTATCCAGAAGGGATCCGTCCGTTCCACGAAACAACAAGAAGTCAGTTTTTGCAGGCGATGGATATATCGGCATATTCGTTGACCAGTATTTGCAATGCACTGAAAGACATTTTTGAACCCGACGCTTCCGTTGTGACCATCGGCATCAGCACGACGCGGATGGCAAGCGAAAGTTATGGATTCATGGCGCCAATCAAGGCGGCACTGGAATCATCGCTCGCATTTCTGACCAAGTCATTCAGTCGGTTTAGCGAAGTGCGTTTCAACAGCGTTGCGGCGGGTTTGTTGAAGACGAGCGCGTCGGCGGGAATCCCCGGATATGTCGATTCGTATCTGTACGCCGAAAAAGTCATTCCTCGCGGACGCGCCGTCGAAACCGATGAAGTCGCCTCCACCGCCGTGTTCCTATTGAGTCCCCGCAGCAGTGGCGTGACGGCTCAATCGATCGTCGTCGATGCCGGCATGTCGATCAATTATTTCGATGCAGCGATCGTCGGCGCCGTGACGGCCGCCGAAGTCGATTGA
- the ilvE gene encoding branched-chain-amino-acid transaminase, translating to MSQQIYINGEYFSRDNAKISVYDHGLLYGDGVFEGLRIYSGKVFRLHEHLVRLWESAAAIALPMGMTIDELAADVNECVKKNGLDDGYIRLVVTRGSGPLGLDPYKCSNPQIIIIADKISLYPAEMYQNGLELVTASTIRNHPAALSPRIKSLNYLNNIMAKMEGLRAGCVEALMLNIKGEVAECTGDNIFIVKNGKLSTPPIDAGILEGITRNAVLELAVAAGIETSEHPMTRHDIFIADECFLTGSAAEVIAAVKLDGRTIGDGKPGPVTTKLNEAFRKLVRS from the coding sequence ATGAGCCAACAGATCTACATCAACGGTGAGTACTTTTCGCGAGATAACGCCAAGATCAGCGTCTACGATCACGGTCTTCTGTATGGCGACGGAGTCTTTGAAGGGCTTCGCATTTACAGCGGCAAGGTATTTCGCCTGCACGAGCACTTGGTTCGGCTGTGGGAATCGGCTGCGGCAATCGCTTTGCCGATGGGAATGACAATCGACGAACTGGCCGCGGACGTGAACGAGTGCGTCAAAAAGAACGGCCTGGACGACGGTTACATTCGTTTGGTGGTTACCCGCGGCAGCGGCCCGCTGGGCTTGGACCCGTACAAGTGCAGCAACCCGCAAATCATCATCATCGCTGACAAAATCTCGCTCTATCCGGCGGAGATGTACCAGAACGGCCTCGAGTTGGTGACGGCTTCGACGATCCGCAATCACCCCGCAGCGCTGAGCCCACGGATCAAGTCGCTGAACTACTTGAACAACATCATGGCCAAGATGGAGGGCCTTCGCGCCGGATGCGTCGAAGCGTTGATGTTGAACATCAAAGGGGAAGTGGCCGAGTGTACGGGCGACAATATTTTCATCGTCAAGAATGGCAAGCTTTCGACGCCGCCGATCGATGCAGGAATCTTAGAAGGCATCACTCGAAACGCGGTTTTGGAATTGGCCGTTGCAGCAGGCATCGAAACGTCGGAACACCCGATGACGCGCCACGACATTTTCATTGCTGACGAATGCTTTTTGACCGGCAGTGCGGCGGAGGTGATCGCGGCTGTTAAGTTGGACGGCCGAACGATCGGCGACGGCAAACCCGGTCCCGTCACCACCAAACTAAACGAAGCTTTTCGCAAACTAGTGCGGTCTTAG
- a CDS encoding sigma-54-dependent transcriptional regulator yields MHILFADDEKNLQELMRTELPRMGYSVTVCPDGLTAVAALEKEPFDCLLVDLDMPGMNGIEVIGKARELRPEIEAVVMTGNPSKETAIAALRHQAFDYLTKPCRLADIAGLLGRVNERRQIRKQMAALNQRLRHAEGDSQLVGSGNAMDAVRSLIAKVSPTDSSVLIRGETGCGKELVARAVHNASLRADKPLVPVNCGALPENLIESELFGHCRGAFTGADTARTGLFEVADGGTIFLDEIGELPLSMQAKLLRVLETGDIRRLGDNQTVHVDVRVVCATHRDLEKMVEEGTFREDLMFRINTFEIHVPALRERTEDIPVLARHLLRRHRTDGSDDQLFTPEALDQLLSHQWPGNVRELANVIEHSAILCDSMPIGAEDLPRHFGKRQLRKEIRDSGPMTLRDLEMIAIDQAIQRNDGNKPAAAEELGVSLKTLYNKLNAAEEKKQAG; encoded by the coding sequence ATGCATATCCTGTTTGCCGACGACGAAAAGAATTTGCAAGAGCTGATGCGGACCGAACTGCCCCGCATGGGATATTCGGTGACCGTTTGTCCGGATGGTTTGACCGCGGTGGCGGCGCTAGAGAAAGAACCGTTCGACTGTCTTCTTGTCGATCTCGACATGCCCGGTATGAACGGAATCGAGGTGATCGGAAAGGCGCGTGAGTTGCGCCCAGAAATCGAAGCGGTCGTGATGACGGGCAACCCCAGCAAAGAAACCGCGATCGCAGCATTGCGACATCAAGCGTTCGACTACCTGACGAAACCTTGTCGCTTAGCCGACATCGCCGGTCTGCTTGGACGTGTCAACGAGCGGCGGCAAATCAGGAAACAGATGGCTGCGCTGAACCAGCGATTGCGTCATGCCGAAGGTGACTCGCAATTGGTCGGCAGCGGCAATGCGATGGACGCCGTTCGATCGTTGATCGCCAAGGTATCGCCCACGGACAGTTCGGTGTTGATTCGCGGCGAAACGGGGTGCGGGAAAGAGCTCGTCGCCCGCGCCGTCCACAACGCCAGCCTTCGGGCGGATAAACCGTTGGTGCCGGTCAACTGTGGCGCCCTTCCCGAAAATCTAATCGAAAGCGAACTGTTTGGTCATTGTCGTGGCGCCTTCACGGGTGCCGATACGGCGCGGACCGGTTTGTTCGAAGTCGCTGATGGCGGCACGATTTTTCTTGATGAAATCGGTGAGTTGCCGCTATCGATGCAGGCAAAGTTATTGCGAGTGCTGGAGACCGGTGACATCCGTCGTCTCGGTGACAATCAAACCGTTCACGTTGACGTTCGTGTCGTTTGTGCGACTCACCGCGATCTGGAAAAGATGGTCGAAGAGGGAACGTTTCGCGAAGACTTGATGTTCCGAATCAATACGTTTGAGATTCACGTGCCCGCACTGCGCGAACGCACGGAAGATATTCCAGTACTCGCGCGACACCTTCTTCGCCGTCATCGTACCGATGGCTCCGACGATCAGTTGTTCACACCCGAGGCACTGGATCAACTCTTGTCCCATCAATGGCCGGGCAATGTTCGCGAACTGGCCAACGTGATTGAGCACTCGGCGATTCTTTGCGATTCGATGCCGATCGGAGCGGAGGATTTGCCGCGTCATTTCGGAAAACGCCAACTGCGAAAAGAGATCCGTGATTCGGGGCCGATGACACTAAGAGATTTGGAAATGATCGCCATCGATCAAGCGATCCAGCGCAACGATGGTAACAAACCCGCTGCGGCGGAAGAGTTGGGCGTCAGTCTAAAGACGCTCTACAACAAACTGAACGCCGCCGAAGAAAAGAAGCAAGCAGGCTGA
- a CDS encoding sensor histidine kinase → MLKRRSIRTKLIVALTLLSAIVLLLAFSGFWGLNRYRRLADAVSQRAMEIPYVNDLNRYALAMRESNLRSSELHSSEGMIHQLPLGDPLINFEKFEMDQFNHASLEFQLILDRYQATVDSRTQERSLLVDNERQHKSLVDVRSAYEALEAFRRQRTAIDGYTHGNLGVYLDNLVDETDKHLAMIHGSMADVSDDVRGQYRTWTAMAWFCTITAIAIMAVLLWSLNSLVVKPFRTLLDGSRLVAGGQFDHRIDLGTGDELSELAEAMNEMTDRFQNAFATVNSWCNNLDRQVQERTREVIQNEQLASVGFLAAGVAHEINNPLATIAWSSEALQSRVGELAGVASNQRLVDDELFDALTTNLKRIEDEAYRCKGITEKLLDFSRLNEVRRAPTDLSELVQDVVAMVGTVGKFRCKAIRTKIDGAVIAEVNPQEIRQVVLNLVTNALESVDHDGAVDVIVRGDDQKASIIVEDNGCGMSQEVIQHLFEPFFTRRRDGTGTGLGLSITYRIISQHGGSLVPFSEGEGLGSRMELSLPYQPSDGDISSSSRILQAA, encoded by the coding sequence ATGTTGAAACGACGATCGATTCGAACCAAACTCATTGTTGCGTTGACTTTATTGTCCGCAATTGTCCTGCTGCTGGCATTCAGTGGTTTCTGGGGACTGAACCGCTATCGACGACTGGCCGACGCCGTCAGCCAGCGTGCGATGGAGATTCCTTACGTCAACGATTTGAACCGCTACGCGCTGGCGATGCGGGAAAGCAATTTACGCAGCAGCGAATTACACAGCAGCGAAGGCATGATCCACCAGTTGCCGCTGGGCGATCCGTTGATCAATTTCGAAAAATTCGAAATGGATCAATTCAATCATGCCAGTCTTGAATTTCAACTGATCCTGGATCGATACCAAGCCACTGTCGATTCGCGAACTCAAGAACGTTCCTTGTTGGTGGATAACGAACGACAACACAAGAGTCTCGTGGACGTCCGATCCGCTTACGAGGCGCTCGAGGCTTTTCGTCGTCAACGTACCGCGATCGACGGATACACACACGGCAACCTCGGTGTTTACCTGGACAATCTTGTCGATGAAACGGACAAGCATCTGGCTATGATCCACGGTTCGATGGCCGATGTCAGCGATGATGTGCGTGGTCAGTACCGTACTTGGACAGCGATGGCATGGTTCTGCACGATCACGGCGATCGCAATCATGGCAGTCCTGCTTTGGTCGTTGAATTCGTTGGTCGTCAAACCGTTTCGAACGCTGTTGGATGGTTCTCGATTGGTCGCCGGAGGTCAATTTGATCATCGCATCGATTTGGGCACCGGCGACGAGCTGAGCGAATTGGCGGAAGCGATGAACGAGATGACCGACCGATTCCAAAACGCGTTTGCGACTGTCAATTCCTGGTGCAACAACCTGGACCGCCAAGTCCAAGAACGTACTCGCGAAGTGATCCAAAATGAACAGTTGGCCAGCGTCGGTTTTTTAGCCGCGGGTGTGGCCCACGAAATCAACAATCCGCTGGCGACGATCGCGTGGAGCAGCGAAGCGTTGCAGTCACGCGTCGGCGAATTGGCTGGTGTGGCATCCAACCAACGACTTGTCGACGATGAACTTTTCGATGCGCTGACCACGAACCTGAAACGCATCGAAGACGAGGCCTATCGATGCAAGGGGATCACGGAAAAACTGCTTGATTTCAGTCGCCTGAACGAAGTCCGTCGAGCTCCCACGGACTTGTCCGAACTGGTTCAAGACGTTGTCGCGATGGTGGGCACGGTCGGCAAATTTCGTTGCAAGGCGATCCGCACCAAGATCGACGGCGCCGTGATTGCAGAAGTCAATCCGCAAGAAATTCGCCAAGTCGTTCTGAACTTGGTCACCAATGCATTGGAAAGTGTCGATCACGACGGTGCCGTCGATGTCATTGTGCGAGGCGACGACCAAAAGGCGTCCATCATCGTCGAAGACAACGGTTGCGGAATGAGCCAGGAAGTCATTCAGCATCTGTTCGAACCGTTCTTTACGCGGCGACGCGATGGAACCGGGACGGGGTTGGGTTTGAGTATCACATACCGAATCATCTCGCAGCACGGCGGTTCGCTTGTGCCGTTTAGCGAAGGTGAAGGCTTGGGCTCCCGAATGGAACTGTCCCTGCCCTACCAACCCAGCGACGGCGACATCTCAAGTAGCAGCCGAATTCTGCAAGCCGCCTAG
- the queG gene encoding tRNA epoxyqueuosine(34) reductase QueG, translating into MNPLDPLTDSIHQAAEDEGFVLWGVAPAIDSTGHADLVRWIDAGYAGQMQYFADRVDAYRHPRGVLTGAKSVVVLAFPYPARSHHDTAIGHGKVARYAWSGIDYHDVIHPKLKRVCRIISDTSPDANARGIVDTAPLMEREIAQLAGLGWRGKNTLLLHRTRGSYFFLACVLTDIELPSSQPMATAHCGTCTACLQACPTDAFVRPGVLDASRCISYLTIEHRGAIDVALRPGIGEWVFGCDVCQEVCPWNRKPARRDDRPVQPMETLDLVELFSLTDDQFHARYRKSPLWRTRRRGMLRNAAIVIGNQKHAASVPALSTGLADEDPVVRGAAAWALGQIGTGEAIEHLRDRLAMEKDPDVIIEVTAALA; encoded by the coding sequence TTGAACCCCCTCGATCCCCTCACCGACTCGATTCACCAAGCCGCCGAAGACGAGGGGTTTGTGTTGTGGGGAGTCGCGCCGGCGATCGATTCGACCGGACACGCCGATCTGGTGCGATGGATTGATGCGGGGTACGCCGGTCAGATGCAGTACTTTGCCGACCGAGTCGATGCTTACCGGCATCCCCGCGGTGTGCTAACGGGAGCAAAGTCGGTCGTCGTCCTGGCGTTTCCATATCCCGCCCGTTCGCATCACGACACGGCGATTGGTCACGGCAAAGTCGCAAGGTACGCGTGGTCCGGCATCGACTATCACGACGTGATCCATCCCAAGCTGAAACGCGTCTGTCGCATCATCAGCGACACGTCGCCCGATGCTAACGCGCGGGGCATCGTCGATACCGCACCACTGATGGAACGCGAAATCGCCCAGCTTGCCGGCCTGGGGTGGCGAGGCAAGAACACCCTGCTGCTGCACCGAACGCGCGGCAGCTATTTCTTTCTGGCGTGTGTGTTGACCGACATCGAATTGCCGTCCTCGCAACCGATGGCGACCGCGCACTGTGGAACCTGTACCGCGTGTTTGCAAGCCTGCCCGACCGATGCCTTCGTTCGTCCCGGTGTGCTCGACGCCAGTCGATGTATTAGCTATCTGACGATCGAGCATCGCGGCGCCATCGACGTCGCGCTCCGACCCGGCATCGGCGAATGGGTATTCGGTTGCGACGTTTGCCAAGAAGTTTGTCCATGGAACCGCAAACCGGCGCGGCGAGACGATCGGCCGGTCCAGCCCATGGAAACGTTGGATCTTGTCGAGTTGTTTTCGTTGACCGATGACCAGTTTCACGCTCGCTATCGCAAGTCGCCGTTGTGGCGAACGCGGCGACGGGGAATGCTGCGAAATGCTGCCATCGTTATCGGGAACCAAAAACATGCAGCTTCGGTTCCCGCATTGTCGACCGGGCTTGCCGATGAAGACCCGGTCGTTCGAGGTGCCGCGGCGTGGGCTTTGGGGCAAATCGGCACGGGCGAAGCGATTGAACATCTGCGTGACCGATTGGCCATGGAAAAGGATCCTGACGTCATCATCGAAGTCACCGCCGCGTTGGCGTGA